Proteins from one Triticum aestivum cultivar Chinese Spring chromosome 7A, IWGSC CS RefSeq v2.1, whole genome shotgun sequence genomic window:
- the LOC123150002 gene encoding uncharacterized protein isoform X2: MDSAGGDPFYVIRKGDVIGIYKNLADCQAQVSNSVCDPSVTVYKGYSLRKDTEEYLAARGLKNALYSINAADARDELFDDLAPCPFQQPDGTSTLKRPQETETGPSKKHPKVAEQEPLPDSHLSCILEFDGACKGNPGKSGAGVVVRRSDGSVIAQLREGLGIATNNAAEYRALLLGLRYAAKKGFKYVRAQGDSKLVCNQVQDLWRVRNDNMADLCKKVKELKGNFLEFQINHVLREFNSDADAQANFAVELPVGEIQEQSNFTC, from the exons ATGGACTCTGCCGGCGGCGACCCGTTCTATGTCATCCGCAAGGGGGATGTCATCGGTATCTACAAGAACCTCGCTGACTGCCAAGCTCAAGTCAGCAATTCG GTCTGCGATCCTTCTGTGACTGTGTACAAAGGCTATTCTCTGCGTAAAGACACCGAGGAGTATCTCGCTGCGCGCGGGCTAAAGAATGCTCTGTATTCCATTAATGCAGCAGATGCAAGAGATGAATTGTTTGATGATCTGGCTCCCTGCCCTTTCCAG CAACCTGATGGAACCTCTACTTTGAAAAGGCCACAGGAGACG GAAACCGGACCATCAAAGAAGCATCCCAAAGTCGCTGAACAGGAGCCATTACCTGATAGTCAT CTGTCCTGCATTCTTGAATTTGATGGTGCTTGCAAAGGAAATCCCGGGAAATCAGGCGCCGGTGTAGTAGTAAGGCGGTCAGATGGATCTGTG ATTGCTCAACTACGTGAGGGTTTGGGTATTGCAACGAATAACGCTGCTGAATATCGTGCATTGCTCCTGGGGTTGAGATATGCTGCTAAGAAGGGATTCAAGTATGTTCGTGCTCAAGGCGATTCTAAGCTTGTCTGTAACCAG GTCCAAGATCTCTGGCGTGTTAGGAATGATAATATGGCTGACTTGTGCAAGAAAGTCAAGGAGCTGAAGGGAAATTTTCTTGAGTTTCAAATCAACCATGTGTTGAGG GAATTTAATTCGGATGCTGATGCCCAAGCTAACTTTGCTGTTGAACTTCCTG TTGGTGAAATTCAAGAGCAGTCAAACTTCACATGCTAG
- the LOC123150002 gene encoding uncharacterized protein isoform X1, with product MRSCYSSSSLCGISRAAWRHAVAGTLTLSGIRHQHQHGLRYLPLRPPVPPIALGLAERFFSSSSPKRSTKRSAAKKATPPPMDSAGGDPFYVIRKGDVIGIYKNLADCQAQVSNSVCDPSVTVYKGYSLRKDTEEYLAARGLKNALYSINAADARDELFDDLAPCPFQQPDGTSTLKRPQETETGPSKKHPKVAEQEPLPDSHLSCILEFDGACKGNPGKSGAGVVVRRSDGSVIAQLREGLGIATNNAAEYRALLLGLRYAAKKGFKYVRAQGDSKLVCNQVQDLWRVRNDNMADLCKKVKELKGNFLEFQINHVLREFNSDADAQANFAVELPVGEIQEQSNFTC from the exons ATgaggagttgctattcttcttcttctctctgtGGGATTTCTAGAGCGGCGTGGAGGCACGCGGTGGCCGGCACCCTGACTCTGAGCGGCATCCGCCACCAGCACCAGCACGGTCTGCGCTACCTGCCCCTCAGGCCTCCCGTGCCGCCCATTGCCCTTGGCCTCGCTGAGcgcttcttctcttcctcctcgcCCAAGCGCTCCACCAAGAGATCCGCCGCGAAGAAGGCCACGCCGCCACCGATGGACTCTGCCGGCGGCGACCCGTTCTATGTCATCCGCAAGGGGGATGTCATCGGTATCTACAAGAACCTCGCTGACTGCCAAGCTCAAGTCAGCAATTCG GTCTGCGATCCTTCTGTGACTGTGTACAAAGGCTATTCTCTGCGTAAAGACACCGAGGAGTATCTCGCTGCGCGCGGGCTAAAGAATGCTCTGTATTCCATTAATGCAGCAGATGCAAGAGATGAATTGTTTGATGATCTGGCTCCCTGCCCTTTCCAG CAACCTGATGGAACCTCTACTTTGAAAAGGCCACAGGAGACG GAAACCGGACCATCAAAGAAGCATCCCAAAGTCGCTGAACAGGAGCCATTACCTGATAGTCAT CTGTCCTGCATTCTTGAATTTGATGGTGCTTGCAAAGGAAATCCCGGGAAATCAGGCGCCGGTGTAGTAGTAAGGCGGTCAGATGGATCTGTG ATTGCTCAACTACGTGAGGGTTTGGGTATTGCAACGAATAACGCTGCTGAATATCGTGCATTGCTCCTGGGGTTGAGATATGCTGCTAAGAAGGGATTCAAGTATGTTCGTGCTCAAGGCGATTCTAAGCTTGTCTGTAACCAG GTCCAAGATCTCTGGCGTGTTAGGAATGATAATATGGCTGACTTGTGCAAGAAAGTCAAGGAGCTGAAGGGAAATTTTCTTGAGTTTCAAATCAACCATGTGTTGAGG GAATTTAATTCGGATGCTGATGCCCAAGCTAACTTTGCTGTTGAACTTCCTG TTGGTGAAATTCAAGAGCAGTCAAACTTCACATGCTAG